One part of the Plasmodium yoelii strain 17X genome assembly, chromosome: 13 genome encodes these proteins:
- a CDS encoding cleavage and polyadenylation specificity factor subunit 3, putative has protein sequence MSNINIVCLGGASEVGRSCVIIESEKTSIMLDCGIHPAFMGIGCLPIYDAYDISKIDVCLITHFHMDHSGALPYLINKTRFKGRVFMTEATKSICYLLWSDYARIEKCMNLMNKNKSMKSKKELEDNGSDGIDNINNDGYISNDDNDDAYYDNYIVDKNNDENSNNVLYDDDDIEATMELIETINFHENIELENVKFTAYRAGHVIGACMFLVEINNIRLLYTGDYSREIDRHIPIAEIPNIDVHVLICEGTYGIKVHDNRRKREAIFLNMLTNILNSKGKVLLPVFALGRAQEILLILEEHWDRNPNLQKIPIFYISSMATKSLCIYETYINLCSDFIKKIVNEGKNPFNFKYVKYAKSLDSILNYLYQDNYPCVIMASPGMLQSGISKSIFNIIASDKKSGVIITGYTIKGTLADELKTEPEFVTINDKLVKRKCQFEQISFSAHSDFNQTKTFIEKLKCPNVVLVHGDRNELNRLKNKLIDEKKYLSVFTPEILQKVSFHFEHNDHVISLGKLSQHIKKINKKIRLLKKKNQIKLMEKNELDNTKAIEDEQFQEDLNGNENIMKKEEITENIITKKEPDAENNLTELKKIDALQATGEEMDKNYADIEDEIEAEEIEAEEIEAEEIEAEEIEAIIISEPQSAPVIVFPSDIHEYTNLKTALIDQTINIRYPYKLDALYNVLSNVYEDIFMEDNIIFVKDIKILYCEEEKVIKINWLSSLINDMVADSINFLILEFMDTMASNKKCLSICNNTTDTQIYEMIVDFVEENYANVERILKRDIKQALLLCNNKNGENDSIENPKSALYEGEKKKINMKNSNNCDKNANENIDDSNLNENELTLNLENNNSKNINFEMYDNLFFDYIKNTINEEKSNNEYDDICKINEIGEILKFEVKDNANNDVQVFVDMDNREVICKEECVLIKVKEILRNIEESMLPMCF, from the coding sequence atgagtAACATAAATATTGTATGTTTGGGAGGAGCTAGCGAAGTAGGGAGATCATGTGTAATAATAGAAAGTGAGAAAACGTCGATTATGCTAGACTGCGGAATACATCCAGCTTTTATGGGCATTGGCTGTTTACCTATATATGATGCCTATGATATATCAAAAATTGACGTCTGTTTAATTACACATTTTCATATGGATCATAGTGGTGCATTGccatatttaattaataaaactCGATTTAAAGGGCGAGTTTTTATGACCGAAGCAACAAAAAGCATTTGTTATTTACTGTGGAGTGATTATGCACGTATAGAAAAATGTATGAatttaatgaataaaaataaatctatGAAAAGCAAAAAAGAGTTAGAAGATAATGGATCTGATGGtatagataatataaataatgacgGATATATTAGTAATGATGACAATGATGATGcttattatgataattatattgttgataaaaataatgatgaaaatagtaataatgtgttatatgatgatgatgatataGAAGCTACAATGGAATTAATTGAAACAATTAATTTTCACGAAAATATTGAACTTGAAAATGTAAAATTTACTGCATATAGAGCAGGACATGTTATAGGTGCATGTATGTTTTTAGTagaaattaataatatacgTTTATTGTATACTGGTGATTATAGTAGAGAAATAGATAGACATATACCAATAGCTGAAATTCCGAATATTGATGTTCATGTATTAATATGTGAAGGAACATATGGTATTAAAGTACATGACAATAGAAGAAAACGAGAggcaatttttttaaatatgttaactaatatattaaatagtAAAGGAAAGGTATTATTACCTGTTTTTGCTTTAGGGCGAGCTCAAGAAATACTATTAATATTAGAAGAACATTGGGATCGAAATCctaatttacaaaaaattccaattttttacatttcttCTATGGCTACAAAATCGTTATGTATTTatgaaacatatataaatttatgtagtgattttattaaaaaaattgttaatgaAGGTAAAAATCCATTTAATTTTAAGTATgtaaaatatgcaaaatCATTAGATTCTATTTTAAACTATTTATATCAAGATAATTACCCATGTGTAATTATGGCGTCCCCTGGTATGCTTCAAAGTGGTATATCAAAaagtatttttaatataattgcaTCCGATAAGAAAAGCGGAGTTATTATAACTGGGTATACAATTAAAGGAACACTAGCAGATGAATTAAAAACCGAACCGGAATTTGTAACCATTAATGATAAATTAGTCAAAAGGAAATGTCAATTTGAACAAATTTCATTTAGTGCGCATTCCGATTTTAATCAAACAAAAACATTTATTGAAAAATTGAAATGTCCAAATGTTGTTTTAGTACATGGTGATagaaatgaattaaatagattaaaaaataaactaatagatgaaaaaaaatatttatcagtTTTTACTCCGGAAATATTACAAAAAGTATCCTTTCATTTTGAACATAATGATCATGTTATATCATTAGGGAAACTTTCTcaacatattaaaaaaattaataaaaaaattagattactaaaaaaaaaaaatcagataaaattaatggaaaaaaatgagtTAGACAATACAAAGGCAATAGAGGATGAACAATTTCAAGAAGATTTGAATGgcaatgaaaatattatgaaaaaagaagaaattaccgaaaatattattactaaaaaagAGCCTGATGCAGAAAACAATCTTACtgaattgaaaaaaatagatgCTTTACAAGCAACAGGTGAAGAAATGGATAAAAACTATGCGGATATCGAAGATGAAATAGAAGCAGAAGAAATAGAAGCAGAAGAAATAGAAGCAGAAGAAATAGAAGCAGAAGAAATAGaagcaataataatatctGAACCTCAATCTGCCCCTGTTATTGTTTTTCCAAGCGATATACAtgaatatacaaatttaaaaacagCATTAATTGATCAAACCATTAATATTAGATATCCATATAAATTAGATGCATTATATAACGTTTTAAGTAATGTATACGAAGACATTTTTATGGAAGATAACATAATTTTCgttaaagatataaaaatattatattgtgaagaggaaaaagtaataaaaattaattggCTATCAAGCCTTATTAATGATATGGTTGCGGATagcataaattttttaattctcgAATTTATGGATACAATGGCatctaataaaaaatgtttatcaATTTGTAATAATACAACGGATACCCAAATATACGAAATGATAGTTGACTTTGTTGAAGAAAATTATGCAAATGTTGAAAGAATATTAAAAAGAGATATAAAGCAggctttattattatgtaataataaaaatggtgaaaatgaTTCTATAGAAAATCCCAAATCTGCTTTGTATGAAggagaaaagaaaaaaataaatatgaagaaCAGTAATAATTGTGACAAAAAtgcaaatgaaaatatagatgactccaatttaaatgaaaatgagTTAACCTTAAATTTGGAAAATAacaatagtaaaaatataaattttgaaatgtatgacaatttatttttcgattatattaaaaatacgaTTAACGAAGAAAAGTCTAATAATGAATATGATGATATTTGcaaaattaatgaaattggagaaatattaaaatttgaaGTTAAGGATAATGCTAACAACGATGTTCAGGTGTTTGTTGATATGGACAATAGGGAGGTTATATGCAAAGAAGAATGTGTTTTAATAAAAGTTAAAGAGATTTTAAGAAATATTGAAGAATCTATGCTGCCAATGtgtttttga